AATTTTGTAATTCAGATAGTGCTTGGAGTGCTACTTCTGATTTTTGGGCTTAATAAGTTTTTCGGATTTTTACCCATGATGCCAATGCCTGCTGCTGCTGCCAGTTTTGGTGGGGCCTTAATGGCTACCGGATACATGATGAATATGATAGCAGTTGTTGAGGTGCTGGTGGGCGCACTGTTGGTCATTAACAAATTTGTTGCGCTGGCCCTGCTGTTTCTGGCACCACTTACCGTAAATATTATTGCTTTTCATCTGTTTCTCGATCTTCCGGGGATTGGTCCGGGGGCGTTGGTTGCATTGCTCAACATTTACCTGTTCTTTGTTTATAAATCAGCCTATAAGGGTGTCCTAAAAGCATAATGCACTTGTATATTGCTTTCAACCGGAGTTTTGTTCATTACGGCAATCCTCCGGTTGTTTTTTTAACATGATAATCAAGATTCATTCAAAGAGGTAGGTTTTTTACTCCAGATAATAACAGTGTATGGGCTATTGATAAATACTGGTGGTTGAAGTGTAAAATTCTTTATACTTTCGCTTCACAGGATAAACTGTTGCATTATGATAAAAAAAATAAGCTTGCTGGCGTGCATGATGCTGATAGCCTTGCAGGTTAGAGTTCAGGCGCAGGAGGCTGCCACCATCCCGCTGGTAATTGATACCGACTGTGCCACCGACGATTTTATGGCGATAAGTGCCATTCTCTCG
This is a stretch of genomic DNA from Williamwhitmania sp.. It encodes these proteins:
- a CDS encoding nucleoside hydrolase, coding for MIKKISLLACMMLIALQVRVQAQEAATIPLVIDTDCATDDFMAISAILSSSDFKVLGVVCTDGGLSPQTGATAVRQLVRQAGLNIPVVAGVDLGQNPQ